In Nostoc sp. CENA543, a single genomic region encodes these proteins:
- a CDS encoding class I SAM-dependent methyltransferase, which translates to MLTQTIKNYFQYFAHPEEIERCDEDVIVCKIFNPTPAIQANSYYFGHPEWGLNYFEACHRDEKFIELWREVIGSWQGKIVVDIGCGPGNVYASLKEFCGEPELLLGVDVSLGALKTASQLGYTAILADAHNLPLKSGFADIVMLNACLHHCDNMAQVLKQAAKLVKPGGILITDHDPQKSAYQFKGLGSLLWQLRLPIYRCMKRGGHSTAEEQSWGLATEVHHKACDGVTSKMFYEMLEPMGFAVKVYPHNHQVGAAALQGDYGKPFWKYRVAQRLSGINPNSPEAALSLMCVATRIN; encoded by the coding sequence ATGTTGACCCAAACAATTAAAAACTATTTTCAGTATTTTGCCCATCCAGAAGAAATCGAAAGATGTGATGAAGATGTTATTGTTTGCAAAATTTTCAACCCAACTCCTGCAATTCAGGCTAACAGCTACTATTTTGGGCATCCAGAATGGGGGTTAAATTACTTTGAAGCGTGTCACAGAGATGAAAAGTTTATTGAACTTTGGAGAGAAGTGATTGGTAGTTGGCAGGGCAAAATAGTTGTAGATATTGGTTGTGGCCCTGGAAATGTCTATGCGTCTTTAAAAGAGTTTTGTGGTGAACCAGAGTTATTACTTGGTGTAGATGTTTCTTTGGGGGCGTTGAAAACAGCTTCTCAACTGGGATATACAGCCATTTTGGCAGATGCTCATAATTTACCATTAAAGTCTGGGTTTGCTGATATTGTTATGTTGAATGCGTGTTTACACCATTGCGATAATATGGCTCAGGTGTTAAAGCAAGCAGCTAAGTTAGTAAAGCCTGGTGGAATTTTAATTACAGATCATGATCCGCAAAAAAGTGCTTATCAGTTTAAAGGTTTAGGTTCACTATTATGGCAATTGCGCTTGCCAATATATCGATGTATGAAACGAGGTGGACATTCTACTGCTGAGGAACAATCTTGGGGTTTAGCAACAGAAGTACACCACAAAGCTTGTGATGGTGTGACATCAAAAATGTTTTACGAAATGCTAGAACCTATGGGTTTTGCGGTTAAGGTTTACCCTCATAATCATCAGGTGGGTGCGGCTGCATTACAGGGCGATTATGGTAAGCCTTTTTGGAAGTATCGCGTAGCTCAAAGATTATCAGGTATAAACCCTAATTCCCCAGAGGCTGCATTATCGTTGATGTGTGTTGCAACTCGCATTAATTGA
- a CDS encoding glycosyltransferase family 2 protein, producing the protein MQTPTTENWSNPDGTNVSMLEQITPLILTYNETPNIGRTLDCLTWAKKIIVIDSYSTDTTLEILKSYPQVQVFQREFDTHGKQWNYGLEQVHTPWVLSLDADYLVTDDLVSEIATLPVDGQIDGYFAQFKYCVFGQPVRNTRILPPRQVLFKKSKAIYIDDGHTQVLQLTGQSTLLSAYIYHDDRKPFSRWLWAQERYTVLESKKILATPVNELDWVDRIRRKKVLAPWMVFIYCLFVEGWIFDGWRGWYYVFQRVLAETILAIRLIEAENLKNH; encoded by the coding sequence ATGCAAACACCAACGACAGAGAATTGGTCTAATCCCGATGGTACCAATGTATCTATGCTAGAGCAAATCACTCCTCTCATTCTGACTTATAATGAAACTCCCAATATTGGTCGCACCCTTGATTGCCTAACTTGGGCAAAAAAGATTATAGTTATTGATAGCTACAGCACTGATACAACCCTAGAAATTCTCAAATCCTATCCCCAAGTCCAGGTCTTTCAGCGTGAATTTGATACCCACGGCAAACAATGGAACTACGGTCTAGAGCAAGTCCATACTCCTTGGGTACTCTCCCTAGATGCAGATTATCTAGTCACAGATGATTTAGTCTCTGAAATTGCCACCTTACCAGTTGATGGGCAAATCGATGGCTACTTTGCTCAATTCAAATATTGTGTATTTGGTCAACCCGTTCGCAACACTAGAATTCTGCCTCCCCGTCAAGTCCTGTTTAAAAAAAGCAAAGCCATCTATATTGATGATGGACACACACAAGTTTTACAATTAACTGGTCAATCTACCTTACTATCTGCTTATATCTATCATGACGATCGCAAACCCTTCAGTAGATGGCTATGGGCGCAAGAACGCTACACAGTCCTAGAATCTAAAAAAATCTTAGCAACTCCCGTCAACGAATTAGACTGGGTAGACCGTATCCGCAGAAAAAAAGTTTTAGCCCCCTGGATGGTATTTATCTATTGCTTATTTGTTGAAGGCTGGATTTTTGACGGTTGGCGTGGTTGGTATTACGTTTTTCAACGCGTTTTAGCAGAGACTATCCTCGCCATACGGTTGATCGAAGCCGAAAACTTAAAAAATCATTAA
- a CDS encoding Tex family protein → MLNIPHLLATELELRPQQVENALELLAEGATVPFIARYRKERTGEMNEIQLRELADRYTYLSELEERKSVILKAIAEQGKLTDELENKISSCLQKTELEDLYLPYRPKRRTRATIAREKGLQPLADFIKALNVKNPISASWEEEAAKYISETNGIKTADEALKGAADILAEEVAEKADLRAYIREYFLEDGVFVSRIKDDYPEGTTKFEMYRNYQIKVKNIAPHNMLALCRGEAEGILSFDISFEEDFVLSYLESQEIKTKVRGIRDFYQAMLKDAFNRLMKNSLIGEVMTEKKTYADIESIKTFEANLRELLLSAPAGMKPTLAIDPGFRTGCKVAILEQTGKFLEYQAIFPHQAVEQRHKAAQTLKNLIEKYKVELIAIGNGTASRETDEFVTEVLQRLDRKPIKVIVNESGASIYSASKVAIEEFPDLDITVRGAISIGRRLQDPLAELVKIDPKSIGVGQYQHDVDQKLLKKKLDETVESCVNYVGVDLNTASKELLTFVSGITPTIANNVVAYRNQHGAFKNRQQLLKVAKLGPKAFEQAAGFLRIRGGENPLDNTAVHPESYPLVKAIASDLNVPLNQVTQIAEKLQKTNLKKYVNEQVGEPTLRDILKELEKPGRDPRAEFKYATFKEGIKEISDLQEGMELEGIVTNVANFGAFVDIGVHQDGLVHISQLADRFIDDPKKVVKVGQVVKVRVLEVNEKLRRISLSMKAVNQV, encoded by the coding sequence ATGCTCAACATTCCTCATCTACTGGCCACTGAACTAGAACTAAGACCACAACAGGTAGAAAACGCGCTAGAACTTTTGGCTGAGGGTGCGACAGTTCCCTTCATTGCACGTTACCGCAAAGAACGTACTGGAGAAATGAATGAAATCCAACTGCGGGAACTGGCTGATAGGTATACTTACTTATCAGAATTAGAGGAAAGAAAGTCAGTAATTTTAAAAGCGATCGCTGAACAAGGTAAACTAACCGACGAGTTAGAAAACAAAATTTCATCTTGCTTACAAAAAACAGAACTTGAGGATTTATACCTACCATATCGACCAAAACGCCGCACCCGTGCAACTATCGCTAGAGAGAAAGGTTTACAGCCATTGGCGGATTTTATCAAAGCTTTAAATGTCAAAAATCCTATTTCCGCCTCATGGGAAGAAGAAGCCGCAAAATATATTTCGGAAACTAACGGAATTAAAACCGCCGATGAAGCTTTAAAAGGTGCGGCTGATATCCTAGCGGAAGAAGTAGCAGAAAAAGCGGATTTACGTGCTTATATTCGCGAATATTTCCTAGAAGATGGGGTTTTCGTCTCCCGTATTAAAGATGATTATCCCGAAGGTACGACTAAATTTGAAATGTACCGGAATTATCAAATTAAAGTCAAAAATATCGCGCCTCATAATATGTTGGCTTTATGCAGAGGCGAAGCTGAGGGAATATTAAGCTTTGATATTAGCTTTGAGGAAGATTTTGTTCTCTCCTATCTAGAATCCCAGGAAATTAAAACTAAAGTGCGTGGAATTCGCGATTTTTATCAAGCAATGTTAAAAGATGCGTTTAATCGCTTGATGAAAAATTCCCTTATCGGGGAAGTGATGACGGAAAAGAAAACCTATGCAGATATAGAATCTATTAAAACCTTTGAAGCTAATTTACGCGAACTATTACTATCTGCACCTGCGGGAATGAAACCCACTTTAGCCATAGATCCTGGATTTAGAACTGGTTGTAAAGTCGCAATTTTGGAACAAACTGGTAAATTTTTAGAATATCAGGCGATATTTCCCCATCAAGCGGTTGAACAACGCCACAAAGCCGCACAAACTCTCAAAAATTTGATTGAAAAATACAAAGTTGAATTGATAGCCATTGGTAATGGGACTGCTTCTCGTGAAACAGATGAATTTGTCACGGAAGTCTTACAAAGACTAGACCGAAAACCGATTAAGGTCATAGTTAATGAGTCTGGTGCATCTATATATTCTGCTAGTAAAGTGGCAATTGAAGAGTTTCCTGATTTAGATATTACAGTCAGGGGTGCTATTAGTATTGGTCGGCGGTTACAAGACCCTCTAGCCGAATTAGTCAAAATCGACCCCAAATCAATTGGTGTGGGACAATATCAGCATGATGTAGATCAAAAGTTATTGAAAAAGAAATTAGATGAGACTGTAGAAAGTTGTGTGAACTATGTTGGTGTAGATTTAAACACAGCCTCTAAAGAATTATTAACTTTTGTTTCTGGCATTACTCCCACAATTGCTAATAATGTTGTGGCTTATCGCAATCAACACGGAGCGTTTAAAAATCGCCAACAGTTATTGAAGGTAGCGAAATTAGGGCCGAAAGCCTTTGAACAAGCGGCTGGATTTTTGCGTATTCGTGGGGGAGAGAACCCCTTAGATAATACAGCCGTGCATCCAGAAAGTTATCCTCTAGTGAAAGCGATCGCTTCTGACTTAAATGTACCATTAAATCAAGTCACACAAATTGCTGAAAAACTGCAAAAGACCAACTTAAAGAAATACGTCAATGAGCAAGTTGGTGAACCTACACTGCGGGACATTCTCAAAGAATTAGAAAAACCAGGTAGAGACCCCCGTGCAGAATTTAAGTACGCCACCTTTAAAGAAGGAATTAAAGAAATCAGTGATTTACAAGAGGGAATGGAACTAGAGGGAATAGTTACTAATGTCGCCAACTTTGGCGCATTTGTTGATATTGGTGTTCACCAAGATGGTTTAGTACATATCTCTCAACTCGCTGACAGATTTATTGATGACCCGAAAAAAGTAGTCAAAGTGGGACAAGTGGTAAAAGTGCGGGTATTAGAAGTGAATGAGAAATTAAGGCGTATTAGTCTTTCCATGAAAGCAGTCAATCAAGTTTAG
- a CDS encoding phage holin family protein: protein MLGTFLITLATALSLLIVDLVVPGVNIANFPAALIAALVIGLINGSVKPVLSTLSLPLNFLTLGAFSLVVNGICFSLAAALVPGFSVHGLIAFILGPVVLSFANTFISKYFAERNLALNPNVDTKGELPSS, encoded by the coding sequence ATGCTGGGAACTTTTTTAATAACCTTAGCTACAGCACTGAGTCTACTAATTGTAGATTTAGTTGTACCAGGTGTAAATATTGCTAATTTTCCGGCTGCATTAATTGCCGCTTTAGTTATTGGTCTAATTAATGGGTCAGTGAAACCTGTTCTCTCAACCTTATCTTTACCCCTCAATTTCTTAACTCTGGGAGCATTTTCCCTAGTAGTTAACGGTATTTGTTTTTCATTAGCAGCCGCGCTAGTTCCTGGTTTCAGTGTTCACGGACTGATTGCTTTTATTTTGGGGCCTGTTGTTTTATCTTTTGCTAATACATTTATTAGCAAGTATTTTGCTGAAAGAAATCTCGCTTTGAATCCTAATGTGGATACTAAAGGCGAATTACCATCTAGCTAA
- a CDS encoding YqaE/Pmp3 family membrane protein: MKLLRFILGLVLPPLGVFLTVGVGPTLVINILLTLLGWLPGSIHAIWVIAKREEQLNAERGVY; encoded by the coding sequence ATGAAATTATTACGTTTTATTCTGGGTTTAGTGCTACCACCATTAGGTGTTTTCCTAACTGTTGGAGTAGGGCCGACCTTAGTGATTAATATTTTACTGACACTTTTAGGTTGGCTTCCTGGTAGTATTCATGCAATTTGGGTAATTGCTAAACGTGAAGAACAATTAAACGCAGAGAGAGGAGTTTACTAA
- a CDS encoding histidine kinase: protein MANNIKDQIQSDLQQAKATGQLRTERIREIVKSAVAQVASEFKEGSHEIRTLVKDAVSAVIENLQDKGTELKEEVTASIEGAIEGVNTKRHEAIVKTQSELQRLQAQIDSEEEKIQQDVDGILAEIAETGKERTANTKSAIDSAIDAIKDSEEAALLKKRYAQLQAQLAIVRANLAARYGGRADEVKHYLEEANNWYNQARPQAEVLATQVEQKRSQLELKLGEAGTAIARKERQIKQTLRELLLATADLFKDKEPNKQDKEIVHK, encoded by the coding sequence ATGGCTAATAATATCAAAGATCAAATTCAATCTGATTTGCAGCAAGCAAAAGCAACTGGTCAGTTAAGAACTGAACGTATTCGTGAGATTGTCAAATCAGCAGTTGCTCAAGTAGCTTCTGAGTTCAAAGAAGGTTCTCACGAAATTCGCACACTTGTCAAAGATGCAGTTTCCGCCGTAATTGAAAATCTGCAAGACAAAGGTACTGAATTAAAAGAAGAAGTGACAGCATCAATAGAAGGTGCTATTGAGGGAGTCAACACTAAAAGACATGAGGCTATAGTGAAAACTCAGTCAGAATTGCAAAGACTCCAAGCTCAAATAGATAGCGAAGAGGAAAAGATTCAACAGGATGTTGATGGCATTCTCGCAGAAATTGCTGAAACAGGGAAAGAAAGAACTGCTAATACGAAAAGTGCCATTGATTCTGCCATTGATGCCATCAAAGATAGTGAAGAAGCGGCACTATTAAAGAAACGCTACGCACAATTACAAGCACAACTAGCAATTGTGCGTGCTAATTTAGCTGCACGCTACGGTGGACGCGCTGACGAAGTCAAGCATTATTTAGAGGAAGCTAACAACTGGTATAATCAAGCTCGCCCCCAAGCTGAGGTTTTAGCTACACAGGTAGAGCAGAAGCGATCGCAGTTAGAACTTAAACTAGGTGAAGCTGGTACAGCTATAGCCAGAAAAGAACGTCAAATCAAACAAACATTGCGCGAATTATTACTAGCCACAGCAGATTTATTCAAAGATAAAGAGCCGAACAAACAAGATAAGGAAATAGTTCATAAATAG
- the petJ gene encoding cytochrome c6 PetJ, with the protein MLLIAFNFPLPVNAVDTANGAEIFSVHCAGCHINGGNIVRRGKNLQKKALKKYGMDSIEAVTDIVTNGKNNMSAYKDRLTEQEIQNVTAYVLEQAEKGWR; encoded by the coding sequence ATGTTATTGATTGCCTTTAATTTTCCGTTACCCGTCAATGCAGTAGATACAGCAAATGGTGCGGAAATATTCAGTGTTCATTGCGCTGGTTGTCATATTAATGGGGGTAACATTGTCAGGCGCGGTAAGAACTTACAAAAAAAGGCACTCAAAAAATATGGTATGGACTCCATAGAAGCTGTTACAGATATTGTAACTAATGGTAAAAATAATATGTCAGCTTACAAAGACCGCCTGACTGAGCAAGAAATTCAAAATGTTACTGCTTATGTTTTAGAGCAAGCAGAAAAAGGATGGCGGTAA
- a CDS encoding aldo/keto reductase, which produces MKLPGESRLQFTADLNICRILNGMWQVSGAHGRINPQAAIESMFQYVDAGFTTWDLADHYGPAEDFVGEFRRQFAAKRGQAALSQIQAFTKWVPRPGKMTKKFVTENIEISLRRMAVESLDLMQFHWWEYRDSNYLDALKYMAELQTEGKIKHLALTNFDTEHLQIITETGIKIVSNQVQFSLVDRRPEVNMVKFCQQHDIKLFTYGSLCGGFLSEKYLGKPEARSFDLTTVSLRKYKNMIDAWGGWQLFQELLNTLKQIADKHKVSIANVAVRYILDQPAVGGVIVGARLGIAEHLEDNAKVFSFQLDAEDSDRINTISQKSRNLYELIGDCGDEYRR; this is translated from the coding sequence ATGAAATTACCCGGAGAAAGTCGGTTACAGTTTACTGCTGACTTAAATATTTGTCGGATACTCAATGGGATGTGGCAGGTATCTGGCGCACATGGCAGAATTAATCCTCAAGCTGCCATCGAAAGTATGTTTCAATATGTGGATGCAGGTTTTACAACTTGGGATTTAGCAGACCACTACGGCCCAGCAGAAGATTTTGTTGGAGAATTTCGTCGTCAGTTCGCTGCTAAACGTGGACAAGCAGCTTTATCTCAAATTCAAGCTTTTACCAAATGGGTTCCTCGTCCTGGGAAAATGACGAAGAAATTCGTGACTGAAAATATTGAAATTTCCCTAAGAAGAATGGCTGTAGAATCTCTAGATTTGATGCAGTTTCATTGGTGGGAATATCGAGACAGCAATTACTTAGATGCTCTCAAATATATGGCAGAACTGCAAACTGAGGGCAAAATTAAACATTTAGCATTAACTAACTTTGACACTGAACACCTGCAAATTATTACAGAAACTGGGATCAAAATTGTCTCTAATCAAGTGCAATTTTCTTTAGTTGATCGCCGTCCTGAAGTAAATATGGTGAAATTTTGTCAACAACATGACATCAAACTATTTACTTATGGTTCACTCTGCGGCGGATTTTTATCAGAAAAGTATTTGGGTAAACCAGAAGCACGGAGTTTTGATTTAACTACAGTCAGCTTACGCAAATACAAAAATATGATAGATGCTTGGGGTGGTTGGCAATTATTTCAAGAGTTGCTCAATACTCTCAAACAAATTGCTGATAAACATAAAGTTAGTATTGCTAACGTGGCTGTTAGATATATTTTAGATCAACCAGCCGTTGGTGGAGTGATAGTTGGTGCCAGACTAGGAATAGCTGAACATCTAGAAGATAATGCCAAAGTCTTTAGTTTTCAATTAGATGCTGAAGATAGCGATCGCATTAATACCATATCCCAAAAATCACGCAATTTGTATGAGCTAATTGGTGATTGTGGTGATGAATATAGGCGGTAG
- a CDS encoding VOC family protein: MNSVLVTGNLRKVHHIALNVKDMQASQYFYGTILGLHELTGEEVPATLVELVAEGKVANFITPDGTILDLFWTPDLTPPNPDPEQSFTRAYHLAFDIDPQLFEQAVAVLRENQIHIAHGPVSRPTGRGVYFYDPDGFMIEIRCDPQ, translated from the coding sequence ATGAACAGTGTTTTGGTCACTGGAAATTTGCGGAAGGTGCATCACATTGCGCTGAATGTGAAAGATATGCAAGCATCCCAATATTTTTACGGGACTATTTTAGGTTTGCATGAATTGACTGGTGAAGAAGTTCCAGCTACTTTAGTGGAACTAGTGGCTGAGGGGAAAGTGGCAAATTTTATTACCCCTGACGGTACAATTCTCGACCTATTTTGGACACCTGACTTAACACCACCCAATCCAGACCCAGAACAAAGTTTTACTAGAGCATATCACCTCGCCTTCGATATTGACCCGCAATTATTTGAACAAGCGGTGGCCGTTTTGCGAGAAAATCAAATTCACATTGCTCATGGCCCAGTTAGTCGTCCGACTGGTAGGGGTGTGTATTTTTATGACCCCGATGGTTTTATGATCGAAATTCGTTGCGACCCACAATAA